The genomic DNA GTCATCGGCACCGCGCAGATCAACCTGAGCACCAAGGACCGCGGCACGCGGCTGGCCTATACGGTGGCGTCCCAGGTGGGCGGCAAGGTGGCGGCCCTGGGCGACATCGCCGTGCGGCGCGCGGCCGAGCGCATCATCGAGAAATTCTTCACCGCCTTCATCGACTACGCCAGCGGCCTGCCGCGCACCGAACCGCCGCCCGCGCCGGAGGAGCCGCAACGCGGCCTGTGCGCCTCGCGCTGGTCCTGGCTGGCGGTCCTCGCGGTCGTCGTGGTGCTGGCGCTTTATCACTTCTTCGTGAAGAAATGATCGGGCTGGCACACGCCACGTCATAGCAAACTGACACCATTGCGCCGGAGTGGCGGTGATATCCTAGGCTGCATGAACGCGCCCAGCCCGGAACCAGAAGCGCCGCAGACGCCTCCCCCCTGTCCCAAGACCGAAAGATCCCGCCGCGAACTCTTCCTCGCCATGGCGGGCGTGGCCGCCACCGTCGTGCTGGTGGCCTTCGACTCCACCATCGTCAGCACCTCCCTGCCCCGCGTGGCCCAGGCCCTGGACGGCATGGCGCTGTATGCCTGGGCAGGCACGGGCTACCTGCTCGCCACCGCGGCCTCCATCATGATCTTCGGCCGGCTGGGCGATCTCTTCGGCCGCAAGCCGCTGATGCTGCTGTCGGTGTCCATCGTGGCCCTGGGGTCGCTGCTGTGCGGGCTGGCCCAGAACATGCCGCAACTCATCGCCTTTCGCACCGTGCAGGGCATCGGGGCGGGCATGATGATCGCCACGGCCTTCGCCGCGCCGGCGGATCTCTTTCCCGACGCCCGCGAGCGGGTCAGGTGGATGGCCATGATCTCGGCCACCTTCGCCGTGTCCAGCGGCATCGGACCGGTGCTGGGCGGCGCCGTCACGCAGGCGCTGGGCTGGCGTGCGGCCTTCTTCATCGCGCCGGTGGCAGCGGCCGTTGCCCTGCTGCTGCTGGTGCGCCACTTCCCCAACATGAAGCCGCAACACGCCAGCCGCCCCCGCATCGACTGGCTGGGCGCCGCCTTGCTGGTGGTGGGCGTGGCCGCGCCGCTGGCCGCGCTGGAACTGGC from Orrella dioscoreae includes the following:
- a CDS encoding MFS transporter, giving the protein MNAPSPEPEAPQTPPPCPKTERSRRELFLAMAGVAATVVLVAFDSTIVSTSLPRVAQALDGMALYAWAGTGYLLATAASIMIFGRLGDLFGRKPLMLLSVSIVALGSLLCGLAQNMPQLIAFRTVQGIGAGMMIATAFAAPADLFPDARERVRWMAMISATFAVSSGIGPVLGGAVTQALGWRAAFFIAPVAAAVALLLLVRHFPNMKPQHASRPRIDWLGAALLVVGVAAPLAALELAFAPGDRAHPWWGLALAATGVLAWWVLVPLERRVDAPIFPLRILASRESQLLNVAAVATGAIMFILIFYGPLLLQHELGYTPSHAGLLMTPLVVGIPIGSLVNGRLFPRQGEPQRLMVFGSALLAIGSGLMLTVGAGSADLWILLVFLINGVGLGFMLPNLTLFMQMLAARADVGAASALVQMTRAVGSATGTAAVGIAITHASVLTGVRIGLVLCLALGLLCALVTHNIQMKNAMSVR
- a CDS encoding CoxG family protein; translated protein: MRIADAQWIPAAQHQVWDALNDPAILQRCIPGCVLVEKLADTEFALTVQTQVGGMEAAYQGELLLADVDAPNSCTLAFEGKGRAAGLVIGTAQINLSTKDRGTRLAYTVASQVGGKVAALGDIAVRRAAERIIEKFFTAFIDYASGLPRTEPPPAPEEPQRGLCASRWSWLAVLAVVVVLALYHFFVKK